Proteins encoded in a region of the Triticum dicoccoides isolate Atlit2015 ecotype Zavitan chromosome 3A, WEW_v2.0, whole genome shotgun sequence genome:
- the LOC119271647 gene encoding uncharacterized protein LOC119271647, translating into MSSLLFRLGRSLWNLVKQKILHPATKPRRRNLPVLRGDFKRPALNCPRYIISTVCEFALLIWLFGTAYCYLTYDLPREFSVRLTPIPSNGSAGAPAATTSVPGAFDVVLHAGNRRAAERCYHHGEAAVTYGGYTVASGRAPDFCVPWKGAREVPFRLAWDWDDGAAGLPEHLRGRIAAAEKVGAVEFEVQLRLLRGGDARSGTGTPTWMWCKARMGGAPGAVTPWPCTVFAPQNWFSPLA; encoded by the coding sequence ATGTCATCTCTTCTCTTCCGACTTGGGCGATCCTTGTGGAATTTGGTCAAGCAAAAAATACTGCACCCAGCCACGAAGCCTCGTCGACGCAATCTTCCCGTCCTTCGCGGCGACTTCAAGAGGCCGGCGCTCAACTGCCCCAGGTACATCATCTCCACGGTCTGCGAATTCGCTCTCTTGATCTGGTTGTTCGGGACGGCGTACTGCTACTTGACCTACGACCTGCCACGCGAGTTCTCCGTCCGCTTGACGCCGATCCCGAGCAACGGCAGCGCGGGGGCTCCGGCCGCGACGACGTCCGTCCCCGGGGCCTTCGACGTCGTCCTGCACGCCGGCAACCGCCGCGCCGCGGAGAGGTGCTACCACCACGGGGAGGCGGCGGTGACGTACGGCGGCTACACCGTCGCGTCGGGCCGCGCGCCCGACTTCTGCGTGCCGTGGAAGGGGGCGCGCGAGGTGCCGTTCAGGCTGGCGTGGGACTGGGACGACGGCGCTGCTGGGCTGCCCGAGCACCTGCGTGGCCGCATCGCGGCGGCGGAGAAGGTCGGCGCCGTGGAGTTCGAGGTCCAGTTGAGGCTCCTCCGGGGAGGCGACGCCCGCTCCGGCACGGGCACGCCGACGTGGATGTGGTGCAAGGCGAGGATGGGTGGCGCGCCTGGCGCCGTCACGCCCTGGCCCTGCACCGTGTTCGCTCCGCAGAACTGGTTTTCGCCCTTGGCCTAG